In Mustela nigripes isolate SB6536 chromosome 12, MUSNIG.SB6536, whole genome shotgun sequence, one DNA window encodes the following:
- the CXXC5 gene encoding CXXC-type zinc finger protein 5, with the protein MSSLGSSPQDSGGSSSSSNTGGGSGPKAGGADKSTAVAAAAPASVEDAPPPERRNKSGIISEPLNKSLRRSRPLSHYSSFGGSGGSGGSMMGSEAAEKAAAAAAAASLLANGHDLAAAMAVDKSNPTSKHKSGAVASLLSKAERATELAAEGQLTLQQFAQSTEMLKRVVQEHLPLMSEAGAGLPDMEAVAGAEALNGQSDFPYLGAFPINPGLFIMTPAGVFLAESALHMAGLAEYPMQGELASAISSGKKKRKRCGMCAPCRRRINCEQCSSCRNRKTGHQICKFRKCEELKKKPSAALEKVMLPTGAAFRWFQ; encoded by the exons ATGTCGAGCCTTGGCAGTAGCCCCCAGGACAgtggtggcagcagcagcagcagcaacaccgGTGGCGGCAGTGGCCCCAAGGCAGGAGGGGCCGACAAGAGCACAGCGGTGGCCGCAGCCGCGCCAGCCTCAGTGGAGGACGCGCCGCCCCCCGAGCGTCGGAACAAGAGCGGCATCATCAGCGAACCCCTCAACAAGAGCCTGCGCCGCTCCCGCCCTCTCTCCCACTACTCCTCCTTTGGGGGCAGTGGTGGCAGCGGCGGCAGCATGATGGGCAGCGAGGCCGCCGAGAAGGCTGCCGCCGCTGCCGCGGCCGCCTCCCTGTTGGCCAACGGGCACGACCTGGCAGCGGCCATGGCCGTGGACAAAAGCAACCCTACCTCAAAGCACAAAAGTGGTGCTGTGGCCAGCCTGCTGAGCAAGGCAGAACGGGCCACGGAGCTGGCAGCCGAGGGACAGCTGACGCTGCAGCAGTTCGCGCAGTCCACGGAGATGCTGAAGCGCGTGGTGCAGGAGCACCTTCCGCTGATGAGTGAGGCGGGTGCAGGCCTGCCCGACATGGAGGCCGTGGCAGGTGCTGAGGCCCTCAACGGCCAGTCCGACTTCCCCTACCTGGGCGCCTTCCCCATCAACCCGGGCCTCTTCATCATGACCCCAGCCGGCGTGTTCCTGGCCGAGAGCGCGCTGCACATGGCCGGCCTGGCCGAGTACCCCATGCAGGGAGAGCTGGCCTCAGCCATCAGCTCGGGCAAGAAGAAGCGGAAACGCTGCGGCATGTGCGCGCCCTGCCGGCGACGCATCAACTGCGAGCAGTGCAGCAGTTGTAGGAACCGAAAGACTGGCCATCAGATTTGCAAATTCAGAAAATGTGAGGAACTCAAAAAGAAGCCTTCCGCTGCTCTGGAG AAGGTGATGCTTCCGACGGGAGCTGCCTTCCGGTGGTTTCAGTGA